In the genome of Perca fluviatilis chromosome 4, GENO_Pfluv_1.0, whole genome shotgun sequence, one region contains:
- the LOC120558086 gene encoding uncharacterized protein LOC120558086 isoform X2 — METQTETQRPNNGQLIFVPHKDTIRLLEVYVKRSLSVNDGTLGHKRAGRKEKWVTMPRKLRRHSSDPSLHLTDGLNDNKIGTFSAVELPAAPPEKRPEEAEKLAKKSKKNKKPSNNNNICTLSAVELPAAPPEKRPEEAEKSTKKSKKNKKPSLWKSFLGIFSRKSDEEIDEELDGPLEMAKATSAEDTVVTCLPISPDLSPRIKPMRKKSIKRRFSKRGLSFTKPNKPGKDLHPADITRVEAVVSVEPTEYYYEKVSEELEKIVHEVQGKEEVQPLSNEEVIDRIINLTKEEGDAIDIKLKDNPTLNSFFQGMSYSSFQKLADAYLETEASPTHNPPTVLPTAPELVKLAFTLDFTARIAGLSKQNIGHITGLGHRYLQDRFKYQQACTNHPGSNSDV, encoded by the exons ATGGAAACACAGACCGAAACACAAAGGCCCAATAACGGCCAATTGATTTTTGTGCCTCACAAGGATACAATCCGTCTGCTGGAGGTGTACGTCAAGCGCAGCCTCAGCGTAAATGACGGGACACTGGGGCATAAGAGGGCTGGGCGGAAAGAGAAGTGGGTGACAATGCCAAGAAAGCTAAGACGACATTCCAGCGACCCTTCCCTTCACTTGACCGATGGATTAAACGACAACAAAATTGGTACATTTTCTGCGGTCGAACTTCCCGCAGCTCCGCCTGAGAAACGTCCTGAGGAAGCAGAGAAACTCgccaaaaagtcaaagaagaacaagaagccctcaaacaacaacaacatttgtACACTTTCTGCGGTCGAACTTCCCGCAGCTCCGCCTGAGAAACGTCCCGAGGAAGCAGAGAAATCCaccaaaaagtcaaagaagaacaagaagccCTCACTTTGGAAAAGTTTCCTTGGTATTTTCTCTCGGAAGAGTGACGAGGAGATAGATGAAGAGCTGGACGGTCCATTAGAGATGGCCAAGGCCACCTCAGCAGAAGACACTGTGGTAACCTGCCTGCCCATATCTCCAGACCTTTCACCAAGAATAAAGCCCATGAGGAAAAAATCCATAAAAAGAAGGTTCTCCAAAAGGGGGTTATCTTTTACAAAACCAAATAAACCTGGTAAAGATCTCCACCCTGCTGACATCACTCGAGTTGAAG CTGTCGTCAGCGTGGAACCAACAGAATATTACTATGAGAAGGTGTCAGAGGAACTGGAAAAAATTGTTCACGAGGTGCAAGGAAAAGAGGAAGTTCAACCTCTCTCTAATG AGGAAGTTATCGACAGGATCATTAATTTAACAAAGGAGGAGGGTGACGCCATAGATATCAAG CTGAAAGACAACCCCACCCTGAACAGCTTCTTTCAAGGGATGTCATACTCTTCATTCCAGAAGTTGGCTGATGCGTATCTGGAGACAGAAGCATCGCCGACCCACAATCCTCCCACTGTCCTACCGACAGCGCCCGAGCTGGTCAAGTTGGCCTTTACGCTGGACTTTACTGCCAGGATTGCCGGGCTCTCCAAACAGAATATAGGTCACATCACTGGCCTGGGGCACCGTTATCTACAGGACCGATTTAAATACCAACAG GCATGTACAAATCATCCAGGGTCCAACAGTGATGTCTGA
- the LOC120558086 gene encoding uncharacterized protein LOC120558086 isoform X1: protein MCEEIVSSRPTMETQTETQRPNNGQLIFVPHKDTIRLLEVYVKRSLSVNDGTLGHKRAGRKEKWVTMPRKLRRHSSDPSLHLTDGLNDNKIGTFSAVELPAAPPEKRPEEAEKLAKKSKKNKKPSNNNNICTLSAVELPAAPPEKRPEEAEKSTKKSKKNKKPSLWKSFLGIFSRKSDEEIDEELDGPLEMAKATSAEDTVVTCLPISPDLSPRIKPMRKKSIKRRFSKRGLSFTKPNKPGKDLHPADITRVEAVVSVEPTEYYYEKVSEELEKIVHEVQGKEEVQPLSNEEVIDRIINLTKEEGDAIDIKLKDNPTLNSFFQGMSYSSFQKLADAYLETEASPTHNPPTVLPTAPELVKLAFTLDFTARIAGLSKQNIGHITGLGHRYLQDRFKYQQACTNHPGSNSDV from the exons ATGTGTGAGGAGATAGTGAGCAG TCGTCCCACCATGGAAACACAGACCGAAACACAAAGGCCCAATAACGGCCAATTGATTTTTGTGCCTCACAAGGATACAATCCGTCTGCTGGAGGTGTACGTCAAGCGCAGCCTCAGCGTAAATGACGGGACACTGGGGCATAAGAGGGCTGGGCGGAAAGAGAAGTGGGTGACAATGCCAAGAAAGCTAAGACGACATTCCAGCGACCCTTCCCTTCACTTGACCGATGGATTAAACGACAACAAAATTGGTACATTTTCTGCGGTCGAACTTCCCGCAGCTCCGCCTGAGAAACGTCCTGAGGAAGCAGAGAAACTCgccaaaaagtcaaagaagaacaagaagccctcaaacaacaacaacatttgtACACTTTCTGCGGTCGAACTTCCCGCAGCTCCGCCTGAGAAACGTCCCGAGGAAGCAGAGAAATCCaccaaaaagtcaaagaagaacaagaagccCTCACTTTGGAAAAGTTTCCTTGGTATTTTCTCTCGGAAGAGTGACGAGGAGATAGATGAAGAGCTGGACGGTCCATTAGAGATGGCCAAGGCCACCTCAGCAGAAGACACTGTGGTAACCTGCCTGCCCATATCTCCAGACCTTTCACCAAGAATAAAGCCCATGAGGAAAAAATCCATAAAAAGAAGGTTCTCCAAAAGGGGGTTATCTTTTACAAAACCAAATAAACCTGGTAAAGATCTCCACCCTGCTGACATCACTCGAGTTGAAG CTGTCGTCAGCGTGGAACCAACAGAATATTACTATGAGAAGGTGTCAGAGGAACTGGAAAAAATTGTTCACGAGGTGCAAGGAAAAGAGGAAGTTCAACCTCTCTCTAATG AGGAAGTTATCGACAGGATCATTAATTTAACAAAGGAGGAGGGTGACGCCATAGATATCAAG CTGAAAGACAACCCCACCCTGAACAGCTTCTTTCAAGGGATGTCATACTCTTCATTCCAGAAGTTGGCTGATGCGTATCTGGAGACAGAAGCATCGCCGACCCACAATCCTCCCACTGTCCTACCGACAGCGCCCGAGCTGGTCAAGTTGGCCTTTACGCTGGACTTTACTGCCAGGATTGCCGGGCTCTCCAAACAGAATATAGGTCACATCACTGGCCTGGGGCACCGTTATCTACAGGACCGATTTAAATACCAACAG GCATGTACAAATCATCCAGGGTCCAACAGTGATGTCTGA
- the rplp2 gene encoding 60S acidic ribosomal protein P2 yields MRYVAAYLLAVLGGNTSPSAKDIKAILGSVGIEADDERLNKVISELNGKDINAVMNSGLSKLASVPAGGAVAAPAAAAGATGAGAAPAAAEEKKEEKKEESEESDEDMGFGLFD; encoded by the exons ATGCGTTACGTGGCCGCTTACCTCCTGGCTGTGCTCGGTGGAAACACCAGCCCCTCTGCAAAAGACATCAAGGCCATCTTGGGCAGCGTAGGAATTGAGGCCGATGACGAACGCTTAAATAAG GTCATTAGTGAGCTGAATGGGAAAGACATCAATGCCGTCATGAACTCAG GCCTCTCTAAGTTAGCCTCCGTACCAGCAGGTGGTGCTGTAGCGGCCCCTGCCGCTGCTGCTGGGGCCACTGGAGCCGGGGCTGCGCCTGCTGCTG CGgaagagaaaaaggaagagaagaaagaggaatcAGAAGAGTCAGATGAAGATATGGGCTTTGGACTCTTTGATTAA